A portion of the Paenibacillus marchantiae genome contains these proteins:
- a CDS encoding amino acid permease, with the protein MQDRNNQTNTGPTLKKGLRARHMTMIALGGSIGTGLFLASGTAISNAGPGGALIAYVAVGIMVFFLMTSLGELATFMPDSGSFNTYAARFVDPALGFAMGWNFWYNWAVTIAAELAAATVLIKYWFPDSSSMLWSLLFLVLIFALNVLSVKGYGESEYWFAIIKVATVIIFLTVGVLMIFGIIGGEAVGFSNFTIGDAPFHGGFFAVLGVFMAAGFSFQGTELIGVAAGESENPRENVPRAIRQVFWRILIFYILAITVISLIIPYTHPNLLKGDLNNIGVSPFTLVFEKAGLAIAASVMNAVILTSVLSAGNSGMYASSRVLYALARDGKAPRFLGRLNKKGIPMNALLLTTAVGMLAFLASLFGDGIVYTWLLNASGMCGFITWLGIAISHYRFRRAYVAQGRDLNDLPYRARWFPFGPIFAFVLCIIVIIGQNYQAFTGDQIDWSGALVAYLSVPLFLILWLGYKFIKKTKVVPLQECDFTTTNE; encoded by the coding sequence ATGCAAGACCGCAACAACCAAACTAACACAGGACCTACCCTGAAAAAAGGACTACGCGCAAGGCATATGACCATGATTGCACTCGGTGGATCCATTGGTACAGGACTGTTCCTCGCAAGCGGAACCGCTATTTCCAATGCAGGCCCCGGCGGTGCACTGATTGCTTACGTTGCCGTCGGCATCATGGTCTTCTTTCTTATGACCAGTCTCGGAGAGCTGGCTACCTTCATGCCTGACTCCGGTTCATTCAATACGTATGCGGCCCGCTTCGTCGATCCTGCCCTCGGGTTCGCCATGGGTTGGAACTTCTGGTACAACTGGGCCGTCACCATTGCAGCAGAACTCGCTGCAGCAACCGTACTCATCAAATACTGGTTTCCTGACAGTTCATCCATGTTGTGGAGTCTGTTGTTCCTCGTATTAATCTTTGCCCTAAATGTACTGTCTGTTAAAGGGTACGGAGAGTCGGAATACTGGTTTGCCATTATCAAAGTCGCTACAGTGATCATCTTCCTTACCGTTGGTGTGCTCATGATCTTCGGCATTATCGGCGGAGAAGCGGTTGGATTCAGTAACTTTACTATAGGAGACGCCCCATTCCATGGCGGATTCTTTGCGGTTCTCGGTGTATTTATGGCTGCCGGGTTCTCATTCCAGGGAACGGAGCTCATTGGCGTAGCAGCCGGTGAGAGCGAAAATCCGCGTGAAAATGTCCCTCGTGCTATTCGGCAAGTGTTCTGGCGTATTCTGATCTTCTACATTCTGGCAATTACAGTCATCAGTCTGATCATTCCTTACACACATCCGAATCTGCTTAAAGGTGATCTGAACAACATCGGAGTTAGTCCGTTTACTCTTGTCTTTGAAAAAGCCGGTCTGGCCATTGCTGCTTCCGTCATGAATGCCGTTATTCTGACCTCTGTACTGTCTGCCGGGAATTCAGGCATGTATGCTTCAAGTCGTGTTCTGTATGCTCTTGCCCGGGATGGCAAAGCGCCTCGCTTCTTGGGTCGGCTGAACAAAAAGGGCATTCCAATGAACGCCCTGCTCTTGACCACAGCGGTAGGTATGCTCGCCTTTCTAGCCTCCCTTTTCGGTGATGGCATTGTATACACCTGGCTGCTTAATGCATCCGGTATGTGTGGCTTTATCACCTGGCTCGGCATTGCCATCAGCCATTATCGCTTCCGCCGTGCGTATGTGGCCCAAGGTCGGGATTTGAACGATCTGCCCTACCGTGCACGCTGGTTCCCATTTGGTCCGATCTTTGCTTTTGTGTTATGTATCATCGTCATTATTGGACAGAACTATCAGGCGTTCACGGGTGATCAGATCGATTGGAGCGGAGCCCTCGTCGCTTACTTGAGCGTTCCGCTGTTCCTGATCTTATGGCTGGGTTATAAATTTATTAAGAAAACAAAAGTTGTACCATTACAGGAATGTGATTTTACAACTACAAATGAATAA
- a CDS encoding response regulator transcription factor translates to MSIKVLLIEDEKNLADMIAFFLEEEGYITERVHHAREALQLFPRFQPDIVVTDLMLPETDGNDLVDAFRQHSTVPILMISASTMLNDRLRALHNGADDFLCKPFSLKELDARIKALLRRSAISYPDKPIKEDKPAEIVGHVSVNEYRRTLFVDGLEIEVTHIEFEIMKELYRNPGKVFTRNELMDRIKGSERAYLDRTIDVHISSLRKKIEPDPKNPRYIKTVWGTGYKYVI, encoded by the coding sequence ATGTCTATCAAAGTTCTTCTTATAGAAGATGAGAAAAATCTGGCCGACATGATTGCTTTCTTTCTTGAGGAGGAGGGTTACATAACTGAACGGGTCCATCATGCACGCGAAGCACTTCAACTTTTCCCACGATTCCAGCCCGATATTGTAGTGACTGACTTGATGCTGCCTGAAACAGACGGTAATGATCTGGTTGATGCGTTTCGCCAACACTCGACTGTACCCATATTAATGATCTCAGCCAGCACCATGCTGAATGATCGGCTCCGAGCATTGCACAATGGTGCGGATGATTTTCTTTGTAAACCCTTTAGTCTAAAAGAGCTTGACGCACGAATTAAGGCATTATTGCGTAGATCGGCCATCTCCTACCCGGACAAGCCGATAAAAGAGGACAAACCTGCTGAAATTGTTGGACATGTCAGTGTGAATGAGTACAGAAGAACTTTGTTTGTGGATGGCCTTGAAATTGAGGTCACTCATATTGAGTTTGAAATTATGAAGGAATTGTACCGAAATCCCGGCAAAGTGTTCACCCGCAATGAACTCATGGATCGTATTAAAGGCTCAGAACGGGCATATCTGGACCGTACAATCGATGTGCACATCTCCAGCCTGCGTAAAAAAATTGAACCCGACCCCAAAAATCCAAGGTATATCAAGACGGTTTGGGGAACGGGATATAAATACGTCATTTAG
- a CDS encoding bifunctional 4-hydroxy-2-oxoglutarate aldolase/2-dehydro-3-deoxy-phosphogluconate aldolase, which yields MNLTEVLLESRLVAIVRGISRESAQAAGQGMTDGGIRLMEVTLNTPGAHDIIADWRARHEGKAYIGAGTVLNVQMAKEAVAAGAQFLVSPNVDLSVIEYAVEHGVEIWPGAMTPTEIVAAYEAGARVVKLFPMASLGIPYLREIKAPLNHIPLLATGGATLDNIADYYAAGAAAVGLGSALLPREALAAGNDEQIAACTRAFVEIAKLEG from the coding sequence ATGAATCTGACGGAAGTATTATTGGAATCGAGACTGGTGGCTATTGTTCGTGGTATTAGCCGTGAATCTGCTCAGGCAGCAGGGCAGGGAATGACTGATGGTGGAATCCGACTGATGGAAGTGACGCTGAACACACCTGGGGCACACGATATTATTGCAGACTGGCGTGCAAGGCATGAGGGGAAGGCTTATATCGGGGCGGGCACGGTACTCAATGTGCAGATGGCCAAAGAAGCCGTCGCAGCGGGTGCTCAATTTCTCGTGTCTCCGAATGTCGATCTGTCTGTTATTGAATATGCTGTAGAACATGGAGTGGAGATCTGGCCCGGTGCGATGACGCCAACGGAGATTGTGGCTGCCTATGAAGCAGGAGCAAGAGTGGTGAAGCTTTTCCCAATGGCAAGTCTGGGTATTCCGTATTTACGTGAAATTAAGGCTCCACTGAATCATATTCCACTGCTTGCAACAGGAGGAGCCACCCTGGATAACATTGCAGATTATTATGCAGCGGGTGCGGCGGCAGTGGGGCTTGGAAGTGCACTTTTGCCACGAGAAGCACTTGCAGCAGGGAATGATGAGCAGATTGCCGCTTGCACACGTGCATTTGTGGAAATAGCGAAACTCGAGGGTTGA
- a CDS encoding virulence factor produces MNIVSIEPTPSPNTMMLHLDERLEDGIRRTYTLDNERSAPAFIRQMLHIPGVKSVFHTTDFVALDRKGNADWSVILGEVQSRLGQQGIDLDWIESEDASGEHFGEAQVFVQFFRGVPMQIRVKAGAKEERISLSDRFVKAVTEVASATLIKERKLSDYGVRYGELPEIAREVEQELEAAYPPERLERVIQQAIEHGSNAEEFVERRRQLDGAELEEALHNEDWNVRYAAFDGMEPTAERLPLVAHALHDNKMQIRRLAVVYLGDIRTPEAMELLYEALQDSSPAVRRTAGDTLSDIGDSAATAAMTATLSDKSKLVRWRAARFLYEVGTEEAEQALRKAAEDPEFEVSLQAKMALERIESGEQAAGTVWQQMAGRNKTSE; encoded by the coding sequence ATGAATATTGTTTCCATTGAACCAACACCCAGTCCCAATACGATGATGCTGCATCTGGACGAACGTCTGGAGGACGGGATCCGCAGAACATATACACTGGATAACGAACGGTCTGCTCCGGCGTTTATTCGCCAGATGCTTCATATTCCCGGAGTAAAAAGTGTATTCCACACGACCGACTTCGTAGCTCTTGACCGCAAGGGAAATGCGGATTGGTCCGTCATACTTGGCGAAGTCCAAAGCCGTCTTGGCCAACAGGGAATTGATCTGGACTGGATTGAATCTGAAGATGCCTCTGGCGAGCACTTCGGTGAAGCACAGGTATTCGTTCAATTTTTCAGAGGTGTACCGATGCAAATTCGGGTCAAAGCCGGCGCCAAGGAAGAGCGCATTTCGCTCTCGGATCGATTCGTCAAAGCCGTTACTGAAGTCGCCAGTGCAACGCTGATCAAGGAACGGAAACTGAGTGACTATGGCGTTCGCTACGGTGAATTGCCTGAAATCGCAAGAGAAGTTGAACAGGAGCTGGAAGCAGCATATCCGCCTGAGCGTCTGGAACGCGTGATTCAACAAGCCATTGAGCACGGCTCCAATGCCGAAGAATTCGTGGAACGTCGCCGCCAGCTGGATGGTGCCGAGCTTGAAGAGGCTCTGCATAATGAGGACTGGAATGTTCGCTATGCTGCATTTGATGGCATGGAACCTACAGCAGAACGGCTGCCACTCGTTGCTCATGCACTCCATGACAATAAAATGCAGATACGCCGGCTGGCTGTTGTATATCTTGGTGATATCCGTACACCGGAAGCGATGGAATTGCTGTACGAAGCTCTGCAGGATAGTTCGCCTGCTGTACGTCGAACTGCCGGAGATACCCTCTCCGATATCGGTGATTCTGCAGCAACGGCAGCCATGACAGCTACGTTATCCGACAAGAGCAAGCTTGTACGCTGGCGTGCGGCCCGCTTCCTGTACGAAGTGGGAACCGAAGAAGCAGAGCAAGCTCTGCGGAAGGCAGCCGAAGATCCTGAGTTTGAAGTCAGCCTGCAAGCCAAAATGGCACTGGAACGGATTGAATCCGGGGAACAGGCAGCTGGAACCGTATGGCAGCAGATGGCTGGGCGTAACAAGACGTCGGAATAG
- a CDS encoding glycosyltransferase, whose product MKKEKEKGKEEPKEKILIASPVRQTAAVLREFLQSLESLERTTVTTDYLFVDDNEEEAASNMLQEFVLRHEGNLLDANVDETDANQGKGIYNKDEGGHYWRDEQIWRVAGLKNRILAYARDQKYDAVFLIDSDLVLHPRTLEQLVSNRKEIISNIFWTRWQPGTREMPQVWLQDEYALFRKGGKRNTGEEAEDEGTQTDAFLRQLRTPGCYEVGGLGACTLIRRNVLESGVSYDQIPNVSFWGEDRHFCIRAQALGFRLYVDTHFPAYHIYRLSELPGVAAFNRRAIRGEESISISLCMIVKNEEASLSRCLDSVNGIADEIVIVDTGSTDQTRQIAARYTERIIDFEWVDDFAAARNFAFEQATSEYILWLDADDVFEPDDRVKLIDLKRSLDPAVDSVTMDYHLSFTAEGKVAYSLRRNRLVRRDRNYRWIGAVHEYLEVAGHLLHSDVAVTHKKDKEYTDRNLKIYRKREQAGEEFSPRDLYYFGNELKDHGHLEDAVQYYGKFLDTGLGWVEDQIAACQKIADCEVSLERSEKEVSALLRSFAFDLPRAEICCRLGGYFADRADYRKALYWYEQATRAVRPTDPMVVLNEAAWTWMPHLQLCVCYDRMGNRAKAKEHNDIALMYHPTHPSMLYNDKYFKDLEKDNNVLENA is encoded by the coding sequence TTGAAGAAGGAAAAAGAAAAAGGTAAAGAAGAGCCAAAGGAAAAGATTCTTATCGCAAGCCCTGTTCGGCAGACGGCTGCGGTACTCCGTGAATTTCTCCAGTCCTTGGAATCGCTTGAGAGAACGACGGTAACGACAGACTATCTGTTTGTGGACGACAACGAAGAAGAAGCGGCATCCAATATGCTCCAGGAGTTTGTACTTCGGCATGAAGGCAACCTTTTGGATGCGAATGTAGATGAAACAGATGCCAATCAGGGAAAAGGAATTTACAACAAGGACGAGGGTGGGCACTATTGGCGTGACGAACAGATCTGGCGGGTAGCCGGACTGAAAAATCGTATTTTGGCATATGCCCGTGACCAGAAGTACGATGCCGTGTTCTTGATTGATTCCGATCTCGTCCTGCATCCACGGACATTGGAACAGCTCGTATCGAACAGGAAGGAGATCATCTCCAATATCTTCTGGACTCGATGGCAGCCGGGCACAAGGGAAATGCCACAAGTCTGGTTGCAGGATGAGTACGCCCTGTTTCGCAAGGGAGGCAAACGCAATACAGGGGAGGAAGCAGAGGACGAAGGTACACAGACGGATGCATTCCTGAGGCAATTGCGTACCCCGGGTTGTTATGAAGTGGGTGGACTTGGGGCGTGTACCCTTATTCGCAGGAACGTATTGGAGTCCGGAGTTTCCTATGACCAGATTCCGAATGTATCTTTCTGGGGAGAAGATCGCCATTTTTGCATCCGTGCTCAGGCACTGGGGTTCCGTTTATACGTAGATACACATTTTCCGGCCTATCACATCTACCGACTATCGGAATTGCCCGGAGTAGCTGCTTTTAATCGCAGAGCCATACGCGGAGAGGAATCGATCAGTATTTCGCTGTGTATGATTGTGAAAAATGAAGAGGCTTCCCTCTCCAGATGTCTGGACTCTGTTAATGGGATCGCTGACGAGATTGTAATTGTAGATACGGGTTCGACGGACCAGACGCGTCAGATCGCAGCTCGTTATACGGAACGCATCATTGATTTTGAATGGGTGGATGATTTTGCGGCAGCAAGGAACTTTGCCTTTGAACAAGCAACAAGTGAATATATATTATGGCTGGATGCAGATGATGTGTTTGAACCGGATGACCGGGTGAAGCTCATTGATCTGAAGCGCTCCCTGGACCCTGCTGTGGATAGTGTGACGATGGATTATCATCTGTCCTTTACGGCGGAGGGGAAGGTGGCATATAGTCTGAGGCGGAACCGACTGGTGCGCAGGGATCGGAATTATCGCTGGATTGGTGCCGTGCATGAATATTTGGAAGTGGCCGGTCATCTGCTGCATAGCGACGTGGCAGTCACGCATAAGAAAGATAAGGAATACACGGATCGCAATCTAAAGATTTATCGCAAACGCGAACAGGCAGGGGAGGAGTTCTCTCCGCGTGATTTATATTATTTTGGCAATGAATTGAAAGACCACGGGCATCTTGAAGATGCAGTACAGTACTATGGAAAATTTCTGGACACCGGGCTGGGATGGGTGGAGGATCAGATCGCAGCATGCCAGAAAATAGCTGATTGCGAGGTATCACTTGAACGTTCGGAAAAGGAAGTCTCGGCATTGTTGAGATCCTTTGCCTTTGATTTGCCGAGGGCAGAGATCTGCTGCCGATTGGGTGGATATTTTGCCGACCGTGCCGATTACCGCAAAGCCTTATACTGGTATGAACAGGCGACCCGCGCCGTACGCCCGACCGATCCAATGGTAGTATTGAATGAAGCTGCATGGACATGGATGCCGCATCTACAATTGTGTGTGTGTTATGACCGGATGGGCAATCGGGCAAAAGCCAAAGAGCACAATGACATTGCTTTGATGTACCATCCGACACATCCCAGCATGTTGTATAATGATAAGTATTTTAAGGATCTGGAGAAGGATAATAACGTGCTGGAAAATGCTTAG
- a CDS encoding YcdB/YcdC domain-containing protein — MSFDWNFNVRFKMFTAKAATAAMATLLLASQTPGFAGSASAATAEQVTESAAGETEQPLGLTDNEVPEGAKISSKQASENILKLFPLLKKATISSVRFDSPNSYPPPDYKAWEIGFQIVEGNHTMGFSATVHAGTGEVLSVHLPSELLDKQSTASDVKLTKDEAEKYAEALLFKAIPGLKENEYASLGDVYQFTAQQSLFGRTEYRYGYQLKHEGLLSEAETIYISVDESGLVTGYSRSTTGAEYPSSKSAASEEKASQRFEEQFDVQLAYISNDRLSSLKGQKYYLGYMPKNSSMVPLDANTLEPINAMTGKAIGDEDSLQQNKPLKGSVAPFVAANGQKLNAQQAENIIKKNFDIPKGYKLEHSQLSKGEYASPNNQVWSLSWSNRNANVSYMFMRDISAQVDALTGQIYSYSLYQRVEPGAAQEKPADENETKSVTRTQAEKLAINKVIALVPSAAEQFRLSSVLEFEGARTFMFQRYMNGIAVMDDTVQVQVLKDGAINEFYTRIAATPEQLPRNTKPAISYEKAKATYLEAFKLTLAYSRYGGYAMSTGQVVPSGVNLVYQPTRNGNSISASYEVLDANTGEWKFLYGTGSVTANVEPSDISGHVAEAALRNMTQHAVILSDEQGRVFPDRVITKGDWFTYLARAVNPNMDMYYSGNGTEKLYADITPESPYYQAVRTLIDQRWLAGADSETKLSPEEEMTREELAVLLVRILRYEKLAGFYTLPSDLPNLADASAVNNKGAVSLSIKLGLLPSIEGRFMPARKVTVAEAAQVLERLAKLQGKTDTFMSGNRLY; from the coding sequence TTGAGTTTTGATTGGAATTTTAATGTGCGATTCAAAATGTTTACAGCCAAAGCGGCTACAGCAGCCATGGCAACTTTGCTTCTGGCATCACAGACACCAGGGTTTGCAGGCAGCGCGTCGGCAGCGACAGCGGAACAGGTAACAGAATCCGCAGCGGGGGAAACGGAACAACCACTTGGATTAACAGACAACGAGGTGCCTGAAGGAGCCAAAATCTCCTCCAAGCAAGCCAGCGAGAATATACTGAAATTATTTCCATTGTTAAAAAAGGCGACGATTTCATCTGTACGATTCGATTCACCGAACTCTTACCCACCACCGGATTACAAGGCGTGGGAGATTGGCTTTCAAATTGTCGAAGGAAATCATACGATGGGATTCAGCGCAACGGTACATGCGGGCACGGGGGAAGTGCTAAGCGTACATTTGCCTTCTGAATTACTGGATAAGCAGTCTACTGCTTCTGATGTCAAATTGACCAAAGACGAGGCTGAGAAGTATGCAGAGGCATTACTATTCAAAGCTATTCCCGGATTGAAAGAAAATGAGTATGCTTCTCTTGGAGATGTGTATCAATTCACTGCACAGCAATCTTTGTTTGGCAGAACGGAATATCGATATGGTTACCAACTCAAGCATGAAGGTTTGTTGTCTGAGGCAGAGACGATCTACATAAGTGTGGATGAAAGTGGCCTGGTGACAGGCTATTCAAGAAGTACAACTGGAGCTGAATATCCTTCATCGAAGTCGGCAGCATCGGAAGAGAAGGCCAGTCAACGATTTGAGGAGCAATTTGATGTACAGCTCGCTTATATCTCGAATGATCGTCTATCCTCGCTCAAAGGACAAAAGTATTATCTTGGTTATATGCCGAAGAATTCCAGCATGGTTCCGCTGGATGCTAATACACTGGAGCCGATTAACGCGATGACTGGAAAAGCTATTGGTGATGAAGATTCTTTACAGCAGAATAAACCTTTAAAAGGAAGTGTAGCTCCTTTTGTCGCAGCGAACGGCCAGAAATTAAATGCACAACAGGCTGAGAACATCATTAAAAAGAACTTTGATATTCCGAAAGGTTACAAGTTGGAGCATAGTCAGTTAAGCAAAGGTGAGTATGCGAGTCCTAACAATCAAGTATGGAGCCTGAGCTGGAGCAATCGAAATGCGAATGTATCCTACATGTTCATGCGAGATATTTCAGCACAGGTAGATGCGCTTACTGGACAGATTTATAGTTACAGCTTGTATCAACGGGTGGAGCCGGGTGCTGCGCAGGAGAAACCAGCGGATGAGAATGAGACTAAGTCTGTAACCCGGACACAAGCCGAGAAACTTGCAATCAATAAGGTGATTGCATTGGTTCCAAGTGCAGCAGAACAATTCCGGTTGTCCAGCGTGCTTGAATTTGAAGGTGCACGTACATTTATGTTCCAGCGCTACATGAACGGAATTGCGGTTATGGATGATACAGTACAAGTACAAGTCCTGAAGGATGGAGCCATCAACGAATTTTATACAAGAATTGCTGCAACGCCTGAACAATTACCTAGAAACACCAAACCAGCCATCAGTTATGAAAAGGCAAAGGCAACCTATCTGGAAGCATTCAAGTTAACACTGGCTTACTCCCGCTACGGTGGTTATGCCATGAGTACAGGTCAGGTCGTTCCCTCGGGTGTAAACCTGGTTTACCAGCCTACACGAAATGGAAATTCGATTTCCGCCAGTTATGAAGTACTTGATGCTAACACTGGGGAATGGAAGTTTTTATACGGTACTGGAAGTGTCACAGCGAATGTTGAACCTAGTGATATTTCGGGTCATGTGGCGGAGGCTGCGCTTCGGAATATGACTCAACATGCCGTAATTCTTTCAGATGAGCAGGGACGTGTATTCCCAGACCGGGTCATCACGAAGGGTGATTGGTTTACCTATCTGGCAAGAGCGGTTAACCCAAATATGGATATGTATTACAGTGGAAACGGGACTGAGAAGCTATATGCTGACATTACCCCGGAGAGCCCTTATTACCAAGCTGTGCGGACATTGATCGATCAGCGCTGGTTAGCGGGTGCTGATTCTGAAACGAAGCTAAGTCCAGAAGAGGAAATGACTCGTGAAGAGTTGGCAGTATTGCTCGTGCGCATTTTGCGCTATGAGAAACTGGCCGGATTCTACACATTGCCATCGGATCTTCCCAACCTGGCAGATGCCAGTGCAGTCAACAACAAGGGAGCGGTCTCCCTCAGCATCAAGCTGGGATTGTTGCCTTCGATTGAAGGACGATTCATGCCTGCACGCAAAGTGACGGTTGCCGAGGCGGCTCAGGTATTGGAACGTCTGGCCAAGCTTCAGGGCAAGACGGATACCTTTATGAGCGGCAATCGTTTATATTGA
- a CDS encoding alpha/beta hydrolase: protein MKAKTMIGGMIAVAAVTAGGLWKAAVNSQTPKKIPITLTPPMPFEDITFESGGGRVHGWFIPAGAHIPKPWPLVIIAHGWGSNRSRVLRYARPIWEAGYALFMYDVRSHGASDPVKAASAYLFRDDLLSALQYTSSRPEIDPAAIGVLGHSLGGLGTILAVTEGIPVSAVITDSMPSQFEVIVSSELRRRRLPLFPLAQLIPRIWFWRLGESLKTYRQRDPVMLLNERRKGMQLPMLMVHSKGDNFIPPSELEYFMSKADPPVEHLWVNSGGHSCSEEDPAFWNTVIPFLKTHVQVQAQSNESVIPNVNMEEIQPT, encoded by the coding sequence GTGAAAGCTAAAACGATGATTGGCGGGATGATTGCTGTTGCCGCGGTAACTGCGGGTGGTTTATGGAAGGCAGCGGTGAATAGTCAGACCCCCAAAAAGATTCCGATTACGCTCACACCGCCCATGCCATTTGAGGATATAACCTTTGAGAGTGGAGGCGGGCGAGTGCATGGCTGGTTCATTCCGGCTGGAGCTCATATCCCGAAGCCTTGGCCTTTGGTTATTATTGCACATGGATGGGGCTCCAACCGATCACGTGTCCTCCGTTATGCTCGTCCCATTTGGGAAGCAGGTTATGCGCTCTTTATGTACGATGTTCGAAGCCATGGAGCCAGTGATCCAGTTAAGGCGGCTTCAGCTTACCTGTTCCGCGACGATTTGCTATCAGCATTGCAATATACGTCCTCACGGCCGGAAATTGATCCTGCTGCAATCGGTGTGCTTGGGCACTCCTTGGGCGGGCTAGGCACGATCCTCGCTGTGACGGAGGGCATTCCTGTATCAGCGGTGATCACGGACTCCATGCCATCCCAATTCGAGGTTATCGTAAGTTCCGAGCTGAGACGGCGACGTCTGCCTCTGTTTCCGCTGGCCCAGCTGATTCCGCGAATCTGGTTCTGGCGGCTTGGTGAATCTCTGAAAACGTATCGCCAGCGCGATCCAGTTATGCTGCTGAACGAACGGCGCAAAGGCATGCAGCTGCCGATGCTTATGGTGCATTCCAAAGGTGATAACTTTATTCCACCAAGCGAACTTGAATATTTTATGTCCAAAGCGGATCCGCCCGTGGAGCATCTATGGGTCAATAGCGGTGGCCATAGCTGTTCAGAAGAAGATCCCGCGTTCTGGAATACGGTGATTCCATTTTTGAAAACTCATGTACAGGTGCAGGCTCAGTCCAATGAATCTGTTATACCGAACGTCAATATGGAGGAAATTCAGCCCACTTAA
- a CDS encoding transglutaminase domain-containing protein: MGKHGKRVITLLLAGCLVAVALPHAVDLDQLYAASGTSDISTNTDLRETLLNAMSQRTEELVFTYKGNVKGLKKQLQSSIDEAMTSDPYIQYTVKSYAFNYKGSNVSAEVHVKLAYRETKEQTDYVNRKVTNVLKEIIVPGMTNHEKVKVIHDWIVLNLSYDTSLQKYTAYDGLVTGSTVCQGYSLLAYRMLEQVGIENRIVEGTAGEQLHAWNLVKLDGKWYHMDTTWDDPTPDRKGKVSHNYYLLSDDEMARDHVWTAKGKYPAASAPYREALQTLVKAGGSKANAYQKLYHTLEYSLYDESDAISGHSALKTKVQSVLKDGGSSLTFRYKGTETGLVEDLQDLYQLGMKSISYYVSNMEDTVDLRVKITWTM; encoded by the coding sequence ATGGGCAAGCACGGAAAACGAGTGATAACCCTGCTATTGGCTGGTTGTCTTGTTGCTGTGGCACTGCCACATGCAGTCGATCTGGATCAGCTGTACGCGGCGTCGGGAACATCGGACATATCCACGAATACGGATCTGCGCGAGACGTTGCTGAATGCGATGTCCCAGCGCACAGAGGAACTTGTTTTTACATACAAAGGCAATGTGAAAGGCCTCAAAAAACAGTTGCAGAGCTCCATTGACGAAGCAATGACCAGTGATCCTTATATTCAATATACCGTTAAAAGCTATGCATTTAACTATAAAGGCTCCAATGTATCCGCAGAGGTACATGTGAAGCTGGCCTATCGGGAAACGAAGGAGCAAACCGACTACGTGAACCGCAAGGTGACCAACGTGCTCAAAGAGATTATCGTGCCTGGCATGACGAATCATGAGAAAGTTAAAGTCATTCATGACTGGATTGTACTTAACCTTTCCTACGATACATCCTTGCAGAAATATACTGCATACGATGGACTTGTTACCGGCAGTACTGTATGTCAGGGATATTCATTGCTGGCTTATCGCATGCTGGAGCAGGTGGGTATAGAGAACCGGATTGTGGAAGGAACGGCTGGTGAGCAATTACACGCCTGGAATCTCGTCAAGCTGGATGGCAAGTGGTACCATATGGATACGACGTGGGATGATCCTACTCCTGACCGTAAGGGCAAGGTAAGTCACAATTATTATTTGCTCAGTGATGATGAGATGGCACGTGACCATGTATGGACAGCTAAAGGCAAGTATCCTGCTGCATCTGCTCCCTATCGTGAAGCTTTGCAAACTTTGGTGAAGGCGGGAGGCAGCAAGGCAAACGCGTACCAGAAGCTGTATCATACACTGGAATACTCGCTCTACGACGAAAGTGATGCGATTAGTGGTCATTCCGCGCTGAAAACTAAAGTTCAGAGTGTGCTCAAGGATGGCGGAAGCTCGCTGACTTTCAGATACAAGGGTACTGAAACGGGACTAGTAGAGGATTTGCAGGATCTGTATCAGCTTGGCATGAAGTCGATATCGTATTACGTGTCCAACATGGAGGATACCGTGGATCTGCGTGTGAAGATTACCTGGACCATGTGA